Proteins encoded within one genomic window of Candidatus Zixiibacteriota bacterium:
- a CDS encoding VWA domain-containing protein → MDFELAGFSIDLFGHEITISPWIILTVGLLLALYMGYYYFFRRRRVTAAIKYSDLRIVRRAARSGRTRLLPLIPLLRILAVMVLVVAFARPRSGTQYQEVTSEGIDIMLALDVSSSMQAEDFKPNNRLYVAKEEIKKFIERRLNDRIGLVVFAGFSFTQCPLTTDYGVLLDFVDDVDFGMVKDGTAIGMAIANGVNRLRESEAKSKIMILLTDGDNNMGEIDPITAANLAKAMGIKIYTIGAGRPGYALTPIPDPLFGKRYVNQPTKVDEKTLKEIASITGGKYFRARSGEELDEIYGLIDQMEKTKIEVAEHVRYRELFVYFTIAGLLLLALEVLLSNTLLRKLP, encoded by the coding sequence ATGGACTTTGAACTGGCCGGCTTTTCCATAGACCTCTTCGGTCACGAGATTACCATCAGTCCCTGGATTATCCTAACGGTCGGGCTGCTGCTGGCTCTTTACATGGGTTACTATTATTTCTTCCGTCGTCGCCGCGTAACGGCGGCCATAAAATACTCCGATCTTCGTATTGTCCGACGTGCCGCTCGCAGCGGCCGTACGCGCCTTCTGCCGCTGATACCGTTGCTGCGGATCCTGGCCGTGATGGTGCTCGTAGTGGCTTTTGCCCGGCCGCGGTCCGGCACGCAATACCAGGAAGTGACTTCGGAAGGGATCGACATTATGTTGGCGCTCGATGTCTCCTCATCCATGCAGGCGGAGGATTTCAAACCGAACAACCGTCTGTACGTGGCCAAGGAAGAGATCAAGAAATTCATCGAACGCCGTCTCAACGACCGTATCGGTCTGGTGGTGTTCGCCGGTTTCTCGTTTACTCAATGTCCCCTGACCACCGACTACGGCGTTCTGCTGGATTTCGTGGACGATGTCGATTTCGGTATGGTGAAGGATGGTACGGCGATCGGTATGGCCATCGCCAACGGCGTTAATCGGCTGAGGGAGTCCGAAGCCAAGAGTAAGATCATGATTCTCCTGACCGACGGCGACAACAACATGGGCGAAATTGACCCGATCACCGCGGCCAATCTGGCCAAAGCGATGGGGATCAAGATCTACACCATCGGCGCCGGTCGGCCGGGCTATGCCCTGACTCCGATACCGGACCCGCTTTTCGGCAAGCGCTATGTCAACCAGCCTACCAAGGTCGATGAGAAAACGCTGAAGGAAATTGCCTCGATAACCGGAGGTAAATACTTCCGGGCGCGTTCAGGCGAAGAGCTCGATGAGATTTACGGTTTGATCGACCAGATGGAAAAAACCAAGATTGAAGTAGCGGAACATGTCAGATACCGGGAGTTGTTCGTCTATTTCACTATAGCCGGTCTGCTTCTGCTGGCGCTGGAAGTCCTGTTGAGCAACACCTTACTGAGAAAACTGCCGTAA
- a CDS encoding DUF58 domain-containing protein, with product MLPKDVLKRIRRIEIRTKKLVNDMFSGEYHSTFKGQGMEFEEVREYVPGDDIRLIDWNVTARTGFPYVKKFKEERELSVVLLYDASSSGRFGTRERFKNETAAELCALLAFSAIKNNDKVGMIIFTDEVEKYIPPQKGRGHVLRLIREVLFFRPKGRGTNIAGALEYFSRVVKRKSVVFLVSDFMSDDFSQPLQIANRKHDLIAIKISDPRESTFENVGIIELEDAETGEVFTIDTGSRAFRKDFAAKANEDSLRLQHEFRKIDLDFIDIQSNESYIVPLVNFFKAREGRR from the coding sequence ATGCTGCCGAAAGATGTTCTCAAACGGATTCGCCGCATTGAAATCCGGACTAAAAAACTGGTGAACGATATGTTCAGCGGTGAATACCATTCCACCTTCAAAGGGCAGGGGATGGAGTTCGAGGAAGTCCGTGAGTACGTGCCGGGTGATGATATCCGTCTCATTGACTGGAACGTCACCGCCCGCACCGGCTTTCCGTACGTGAAGAAATTCAAGGAAGAGCGCGAACTCTCGGTGGTGTTGCTTTACGATGCCTCCTCGTCAGGTCGTTTCGGTACGCGCGAGCGTTTCAAAAACGAAACCGCCGCGGAACTGTGTGCGCTCCTGGCCTTTTCGGCGATCAAGAACAACGACAAGGTCGGTATGATCATTTTCACCGATGAGGTGGAAAAATACATCCCGCCGCAGAAAGGACGGGGGCACGTGTTGCGCCTGATCCGGGAAGTGTTGTTTTTCAGACCGAAAGGCCGAGGGACCAACATCGCCGGCGCCCTCGAGTATTTCTCGCGGGTGGTGAAGCGTAAATCGGTCGTGTTCCTGGTCAGCGACTTCATGTCGGACGATTTCTCGCAGCCGTTGCAGATCGCCAATCGTAAGCACGATCTGATTGCGATCAAGATCAGCGATCCCCGGGAGTCGACCTTCGAAAATGTCGGCATCATCGAACTCGAAGACGCCGAGACGGGCGAGGTGTTCACGATCGACACCGGGTCACGAGCCTTCCGCAAGGATTTCGCAGCCAAAGCGAATGAGGACTCGTTGCGCCTTCAGCATGAATTCCGCAAAATCGACCTGGATTTCATCGACATTCAGAGCAATGAGTCATATATAGTTCCCCTGGTCAATTTCTTCAAGGCGCGGGAGGGACGGCGATGA
- a CDS encoding MoxR family ATPase encodes MQTDIDQIQAQVEKESAFVQRLTDQISSVIVGQKYLVERLLIGILADGHILIEGVPGLAKTLSVKTLADSIDAKFQRLQFTPDLLPADLIGTMIYNPQNSQFTVKKGPIFANIILADEINRAPAKVQSALLEAMQERQVTISDETHKLDEPFLVLATQNPIEQEGTYPLPEAQVDRFMLKLKIGYPTPAEEREIMDRNTGSAIPKLSPVVTPAEIMQARRVLRDIYVDDRAKEYIVNLVFATREPEKYGLADLKDMIDFGASPRATIYLNLAAKAHAFLKGRGYVTPEDIKVIGHDVLRHRVIVTFEAEAEEIDSDHIVTRVFDAVEVP; translated from the coding sequence ATGCAAACCGACATTGATCAGATTCAGGCTCAGGTCGAGAAGGAATCTGCCTTTGTCCAGCGCCTGACCGATCAGATATCCAGTGTTATCGTGGGCCAGAAATACCTGGTCGAGCGACTCCTGATCGGTATTCTCGCCGATGGTCATATCCTGATCGAAGGCGTTCCTGGGCTGGCCAAGACTCTTTCGGTAAAAACGCTGGCTGACAGTATTGACGCCAAGTTCCAACGGCTGCAGTTTACGCCGGATCTGTTGCCGGCCGACCTGATCGGTACGATGATCTACAATCCGCAGAATTCACAATTCACGGTCAAGAAGGGGCCGATTTTTGCGAATATCATCCTTGCCGATGAAATCAACCGCGCTCCCGCCAAGGTGCAGTCGGCTCTGCTGGAGGCGATGCAGGAACGCCAGGTCACGATCAGCGATGAAACCCACAAATTAGACGAGCCTTTCCTCGTCTTGGCAACGCAGAACCCGATCGAGCAGGAAGGAACCTACCCGCTGCCCGAGGCACAGGTGGACCGTTTCATGCTCAAACTCAAGATCGGTTATCCGACACCGGCCGAAGAACGTGAGATTATGGATCGCAACACCGGCTCGGCGATTCCCAAGTTATCGCCGGTGGTAACTCCGGCTGAAATTATGCAGGCCCGCAGGGTGCTGCGCGATATCTACGTCGATGACCGCGCCAAGGAGTATATCGTTAACCTGGTATTCGCGACCCGTGAACCCGAGAAATACGGTCTGGCCGATCTGAAGGATATGATCGATTTCGGTGCTTCGCCCCGTGCCACGATCTATCTCAACCTGGCCGCCAAAGCCCATGCTTTCCTCAAAGGCCGGGGATATGTGACACCCGAGGATATCAAGGTGATCGGTCACGACGTGCTGCGTCACCGCGTGATCGTAACTTTCGAGGCGGAAGCCGAAGAAATCGACTCCGATCACATCGTTACCAGGGTTTTCGACGCGGTCGAGGTGCCGTAA
- a CDS encoding geranylgeranylglycerol-phosphate geranylgeranyltransferase produces the protein MYVPTTLETIKIIRPVNCLLAAVGVIVGAYLTPVSMHYYGPAMAALSAFLVCAAGNVVNDLCDVEIDRVNRPDRVLVRQALSPRYALWLSIILNLLALLNAVWLSGPVTIMVVLAIVLLLLYNLRVKRIPLAGNIIIALLGAMTFITGGLATIPEMAWRLPGPLIPAVFAFLLHLIREIVKDIEDIEGDRALGIITLPQKTGVRGALVLSFILLLLLAAATIVPVWKGWYGPYYKVITLYIIDLPLTLGFLFIIARPGRKAFGIGSFALKAAMAVGAVALILA, from the coding sequence ATGTACGTGCCAACCACCCTCGAAACGATTAAAATCATCCGCCCGGTTAACTGCCTGCTGGCTGCGGTCGGAGTTATTGTCGGGGCGTACCTTACTCCGGTTTCAATGCACTATTACGGTCCGGCCATGGCAGCGCTGTCGGCATTTCTGGTATGCGCTGCCGGCAACGTGGTAAACGATCTGTGTGATGTCGAGATCGACCGGGTCAATCGCCCCGATCGAGTACTCGTGCGGCAAGCCTTAAGTCCCCGTTATGCGTTGTGGTTGTCAATCATTCTGAACCTCCTGGCTTTGTTAAACGCCGTTTGGCTCAGTGGGCCGGTTACCATAATGGTTGTTCTGGCTATCGTGTTATTGTTGCTGTACAATCTCCGCGTCAAACGGATTCCGCTGGCGGGCAATATCATTATTGCTTTATTGGGGGCAATGACTTTCATCACCGGAGGTCTGGCGACCATTCCCGAAATGGCCTGGCGTTTACCCGGACCGCTCATTCCGGCGGTGTTTGCTTTCCTGCTGCATTTAATACGTGAGATCGTCAAAGATATCGAAGACATCGAGGGCGATCGTGCTCTTGGGATTATTACCCTGCCGCAGAAAACCGGCGTACGCGGAGCGCTGGTACTTTCGTTTATATTGCTGCTGTTGTTGGCGGCGGCCACTATCGTTCCGGTCTGGAAAGGCTGGTACGGCCCTTACTACAAGGTTATCACGTTGTATATTATTGACTTGCCTCTTACCCTCGGATTTCTTTTCATAATCGCCAGGCCGGGTCGAAAGGCTTTTGGAATCGGCTCGTTTGCCCTGAAAGCAGCTATGGCGGTTGGGGCTGTTGCGCTGATTCTGGCCTGA
- a CDS encoding NHL repeat-containing protein: protein MSRSSDFIRIIPAALILLLTLSGCPRKPATILDTRPAPTVVIIDGEISGVVFNKSLDRPYGLALTPNGSVAVVDRGNHRVVLFNEELTPILESGESFDGIGPLKDPGYVSVDILGNLTVVDEGHNRLAMLDKRLILEREVPFRDEDDLNRLGWPVSAQRLSNTDYWVTDRDNNQVAVFDFVGTFDTVFGDFGWDGGQLRSPEKIFLDRDDYPCICDAGNGRIICYDGFGRYKYEFKNLPAGYPIAAVADRSRIWLVDGADEGALFLYTANGKLVGQWGPKLIGSDIPLKRPSDIVVLPDGRLLLSDTGNNRLLVLKLLTD, encoded by the coding sequence TTGTCAAGAAGTTCTGATTTTATCCGGATAATCCCGGCAGCGTTGATATTGCTCCTTACGCTGTCGGGCTGTCCCCGGAAACCGGCGACCATTCTTGACACCCGCCCCGCTCCGACGGTTGTGATCATCGACGGGGAAATTAGCGGTGTCGTTTTCAACAAATCTCTTGATCGACCCTATGGCCTTGCCCTCACGCCGAATGGTTCGGTAGCGGTCGTGGACCGTGGAAACCATCGTGTCGTACTTTTCAACGAAGAACTGACTCCGATTTTAGAGAGCGGGGAATCATTTGACGGTATCGGTCCGTTGAAAGACCCCGGATACGTGTCGGTTGATATCCTCGGCAATCTGACCGTGGTGGATGAAGGGCACAACCGTCTGGCCATGCTGGACAAACGGTTGATCCTTGAACGCGAGGTGCCTTTCCGGGACGAGGACGATCTGAACCGTCTGGGTTGGCCGGTATCGGCTCAAAGGTTGTCGAACACCGATTACTGGGTGACCGATCGCGACAACAATCAGGTGGCGGTGTTCGATTTCGTCGGAACGTTCGATACCGTCTTTGGCGATTTCGGCTGGGACGGCGGTCAGTTACGCAGCCCGGAGAAGATATTTCTGGATCGTGATGATTATCCCTGTATCTGTGATGCGGGTAACGGACGGATCATTTGTTACGATGGTTTCGGTCGTTATAAATACGAGTTCAAGAATCTTCCGGCCGGTTATCCCATTGCGGCGGTGGCCGACCGCAGCCGAATCTGGCTGGTCGACGGCGCCGATGAGGGAGCTTTGTTCCTCTATACGGCGAATGGAAAACTGGTCGGACAATGGGGGCCGAAACTAATCGGAAGCGATATCCCGTTGAAAAGACCATCCGATATCGTCGTTTTGCCTGACGGACGTCTTCTGCTCTCGGACACCGGCAACAATCGTTTGCTGGTGCTAAAACTTCTTACCGACTGA
- a CDS encoding DUF5683 domain-containing protein, protein MKAVFFAAVLVMIGALSVSAVEMKSTPVQNAMQAGFALNTTLAGPTLDKPSIFDGSSKSVETAAVEEGHGRKSARVAAMYSLLLPGLGEHYVGQKKKARYFFAGEAMSWIAYIGFRTYSNWKEDDYIRIAREHAGIDLEGRDEEIIDYVGFYDDIYVYNELGRALDRERPYLADNAANHWSWDSDAAKALFRHTKNRAKEFDRRADFTIGVMVLLRIVSVIDAIHAANHSGRRMDDLVDSDNNKLEYRVDAGPVGNNLQVGLTLVKKF, encoded by the coding sequence ATGAAAGCCGTGTTTTTCGCGGCGGTGCTGGTGATGATCGGCGCCCTGTCGGTGTCGGCCGTTGAAATGAAAAGCACCCCGGTACAGAATGCCATGCAGGCAGGCTTTGCTCTCAATACCACCCTGGCGGGACCGACCCTGGACAAACCTTCGATCTTCGACGGCAGCAGCAAATCCGTGGAGACGGCCGCCGTCGAAGAAGGCCACGGCCGTAAGTCGGCCAGGGTAGCAGCGATGTATTCGTTGCTTTTGCCGGGATTGGGCGAGCATTATGTCGGCCAGAAGAAGAAGGCGCGATATTTCTTTGCCGGCGAAGCCATGAGCTGGATAGCGTATATCGGCTTCCGGACTTACAGCAACTGGAAAGAAGACGATTATATCCGCATCGCCCGCGAGCATGCCGGAATCGATCTCGAAGGCCGCGACGAGGAAATAATCGACTATGTCGGGTTCTACGATGACATTTATGTCTACAACGAACTCGGCCGGGCGCTTGACCGAGAGCGTCCCTATCTGGCGGATAACGCCGCCAACCATTGGTCGTGGGATTCCGATGCCGCCAAGGCTTTGTTCCGACACACCAAAAACCGGGCCAAGGAATTCGATCGCCGGGCGGATTTCACTATTGGCGTTATGGTTCTGCTTCGCATCGTATCCGTGATTGACGCCATTCACGCCGCCAACCATTCAGGACGTCGAATGGATGATCTGGTCGACAGCGATAATAACAAGCTGGAGTATCGGGTTGATGCCGGACCGGTGGGGAATAACCTTCAGGTTGGTTTAACTCTTGTCAAGAAGTTCTGA
- a CDS encoding T9SS type A sorting domain-containing protein produces the protein MRIFWTIGFVLLIVTGALAGPGEVLPMKRVDDGDRESFNKVVHHSLAQQRPPRELLPLERSKPGALPTMALADALDTIHVLVMKFEFQYEEVDDPNTTGRGLMNMTHIVDSVAYYDSLGHWVDPPPHNNDYYTSHMKALSAYYETVSQGRITLTWDIWPKTSDSAYQLPREMNYYGPCYSGLPSDVAFDTIVWGLEQYFLDCFEVADEASPDLEFSDYDSYFLFHAGSDQQNDLGFPTTCSDLYTGYIRYRDDDTLLVDNDSTQILDALIMPETGCQDNRATALNAVIAHEFGHQLGLVDLYTTSTFITSVGDFALMDHNGFGTAVDLGYDVGRVFGAFPVFPCAWSRAYLGFVEVYDFRQGTEIPIAAAEIVSEGIKVARIPISENEYYLLENRVVNPDGRATGLKADSNWVFLWPADSATAEPSGEYDFLLPGSGLAIYHVDEGVTVLDYDGDGVNNFDDNTLQNDPSRRFVSLMEADGVIDMSGYYEFGSRRFGCEEDLFREDRNSSFTPNTNPPAIDNSGNNTRVRVTDIQRQLEFVGGFPKRLDTLITFDLETERLVDGFPVRGGTPSLVYYGYSPIVDDLDRDGVPEIIFSYDDRVMVSDADGGNFLHRITECDPCIVFTDTAIASVHPGRSHEMPVYFSPGGTIVGNIVTGDFGDETSPRLLAVGTDDKVLVVQPTDDNGDGIADPVPSGLIRMTGDYPLGMSFGDRLVILTGAGKVVVKDTIDSAPRQLAQITTDEFFGMVRTDNAVIVVSGDEEQAGQTAYTRFHYLDITDRDYVVTDQSTVTAEIEGRFEYGPVMADFNRDGAYDIALMSADGEIVLVSVDLSTLPTLGTSPEYTVIADKATGYRFQTNPVAADINDDGYPELLIAGYNELYAFNHELTLITGFPVEVNDRFPDDDVIAAPIVADIADDGIPETMFPTLAGNINSMGPDMTYGFPVSSGETGLGSVVYWVDSSGGRIGYKGSDGWFYAWEVDADTTTDYWPMYGHDPEGTFRLSDSQLTTPAVFASGFDEDKFYSYPNPVTEGQTTIRYFLPSQATEVKLRIYDLSGQKVAEMNGPVNGGVDNEQVWVCGSQTPGVYRCVIDVDMAGSHETAFTDIAIIR, from the coding sequence TTGCGTATATTCTGGACCATAGGATTTGTGCTTCTGATCGTAACCGGTGCTCTGGCCGGACCGGGTGAGGTTCTGCCGATGAAGCGCGTGGATGATGGCGACCGGGAGAGTTTCAATAAAGTCGTTCATCATTCTCTGGCGCAGCAGCGACCGCCCCGGGAATTGCTTCCTCTGGAGCGGAGCAAACCGGGTGCGTTGCCGACCATGGCTCTGGCCGATGCCCTGGACACGATTCATGTCCTGGTGATGAAGTTCGAATTCCAGTACGAGGAAGTGGACGATCCCAATACCACCGGGCGCGGTCTGATGAACATGACCCATATCGTCGACTCGGTTGCCTATTACGATTCCCTCGGTCATTGGGTCGATCCCCCTCCCCACAATAACGACTATTACACCTCGCATATGAAAGCCCTGTCGGCTTATTACGAGACCGTCTCGCAGGGGCGGATCACGCTTACCTGGGATATCTGGCCCAAAACTTCGGATTCGGCCTATCAATTACCGCGCGAGATGAACTACTACGGGCCTTGCTACAGCGGTCTCCCCAGCGACGTGGCTTTTGACACGATCGTATGGGGGCTGGAGCAATACTTCCTGGATTGTTTCGAGGTGGCCGATGAAGCATCGCCGGACCTGGAATTTTCCGACTACGATTCGTATTTCTTATTTCATGCCGGGTCCGATCAGCAGAACGATCTCGGTTTCCCGACCACCTGTTCCGATCTGTACACCGGCTATATTCGCTATCGAGACGATGACACCTTGTTGGTGGACAACGATTCCACGCAGATTCTCGATGCTCTGATCATGCCCGAGACCGGTTGTCAGGACAATCGCGCAACGGCGCTGAACGCCGTGATTGCCCATGAGTTCGGGCATCAGTTGGGGCTGGTCGATCTCTATACGACCTCGACCTTTATCACCTCCGTGGGTGATTTTGCCCTGATGGATCACAACGGTTTCGGAACCGCGGTCGATCTGGGTTATGATGTCGGACGGGTGTTCGGAGCCTTTCCGGTATTTCCCTGTGCCTGGTCACGGGCGTATTTAGGTTTCGTCGAAGTGTACGATTTTCGCCAGGGAACGGAAATTCCGATTGCAGCGGCCGAGATCGTCTCCGAGGGAATCAAGGTCGCCCGGATTCCGATCAGTGAAAACGAATACTATTTATTGGAGAACCGTGTGGTCAATCCCGACGGGCGCGCCACCGGTCTTAAGGCCGACTCCAACTGGGTCTTTCTCTGGCCGGCCGACTCCGCAACCGCCGAGCCGTCCGGTGAATATGATTTTCTTCTGCCCGGTTCCGGTCTGGCGATCTATCACGTCGATGAAGGCGTGACGGTGCTCGACTACGACGGCGACGGGGTGAACAATTTCGACGACAATACCCTCCAGAACGATCCCTCGCGACGCTTCGTCAGCCTGATGGAAGCGGACGGTGTCATTGATATGTCCGGTTACTACGAATTCGGATCGAGACGTTTCGGCTGCGAAGAGGACTTGTTCCGCGAAGATCGCAACAGTTCCTTTACGCCCAACACCAATCCGCCGGCGATCGATAATTCCGGCAACAACACCAGGGTGCGCGTGACCGACATCCAGCGCCAACTGGAGTTCGTGGGAGGTTTCCCCAAGCGGCTCGATACTCTAATCACGTTCGATCTGGAAACGGAACGTTTGGTCGACGGCTTCCCGGTACGCGGCGGTACGCCCAGTCTGGTGTATTACGGTTACTCCCCGATCGTCGATGACCTCGATCGGGACGGTGTCCCCGAGATCATTTTCTCTTACGATGACCGAGTGATGGTCAGTGATGCCGACGGCGGCAATTTTCTGCATCGAATCACCGAGTGTGATCCTTGTATCGTATTCACGGATACGGCCATTGCCTCGGTTCATCCGGGCCGCAGCCATGAGATGCCGGTCTATTTCAGCCCCGGCGGGACAATCGTCGGTAATATCGTCACCGGTGATTTCGGCGATGAAACCTCACCGAGATTGTTGGCCGTCGGAACCGACGATAAAGTGCTGGTGGTACAGCCGACCGATGACAACGGCGACGGAATCGCCGATCCGGTTCCTTCCGGTTTGATCAGAATGACCGGAGATTATCCGCTGGGCATGTCGTTCGGCGACCGGCTGGTAATCCTTACCGGAGCCGGTAAGGTGGTTGTCAAAGATACGATCGACTCGGCGCCCCGTCAGCTTGCCCAGATTACGACCGATGAGTTTTTCGGTATGGTGCGAACCGACAACGCCGTGATTGTCGTTTCCGGCGACGAAGAACAGGCCGGTCAGACCGCCTATACCCGGTTCCATTATCTGGATATCACCGACCGCGATTACGTCGTAACGGATCAATCGACCGTGACTGCCGAGATCGAAGGTCGTTTCGAATACGGACCGGTGATGGCCGACTTCAATCGTGACGGCGCCTACGACATCGCTCTTATGTCGGCCGACGGTGAAATCGTACTCGTCTCGGTCGATTTGTCGACCTTGCCGACACTCGGGACATCGCCGGAGTATACGGTTATAGCCGACAAGGCAACCGGATACCGATTCCAGACCAACCCGGTAGCGGCGGATATCAACGACGACGGTTATCCAGAGTTGCTGATTGCCGGTTACAACGAGCTCTATGCCTTCAATCACGAGTTGACGCTGATTACCGGTTTCCCGGTCGAAGTGAACGATCGGTTCCCGGATGATGATGTCATTGCCGCTCCGATCGTGGCGGATATTGCCGACGACGGTATACCTGAAACGATGTTCCCGACTCTGGCCGGCAATATCAATTCGATGGGACCGGACATGACATATGGTTTCCCGGTGTCGTCCGGTGAAACCGGCCTGGGCAGCGTGGTCTACTGGGTCGACTCAAGCGGCGGCCGGATCGGATATAAGGGGTCCGACGGCTGGTTCTACGCCTGGGAGGTAGACGCCGATACCACGACCGATTACTGGCCGATGTACGGGCATGATCCGGAAGGCACCTTCCGGTTGTCTGACAGCCAGTTGACCACCCCGGCGGTTTTCGCCTCCGGATTCGATGAAGATAAGTTCTACTCATATCCTAACCCGGTAACGGAAGGACAGACCACGATCCGTTACTTCCTGCCGAGTCAGGCGACTGAAGTGAAATTGCGTATATACGATCTCTCCGGACAAAAAGTGGCCGAGATGAACGGCCCGGTTAACGGCGGAGTAGACAATGAACAGGTCTGGGTATGCGGATCGCAGACCCCGGGAGTTTATCGCTGTGTTATCGACGTCGACATGGCCGGCTCTCATGAGACCGCTTTTACCGACATTGCAATTATCAGATAA